A single region of the Paludibacter jiangxiensis genome encodes:
- a CDS encoding SusC/RagA family TonB-linked outer membrane protein — MRKLMMMLCLVISIGWAAAQTRVTGTVVSTDDGQPIIGASVVVKGTSSGTITDADGKFALTLPANAKVLVFSYVGMKTVELTAKSSMQVQMQSDSRQISEVVVTAMGISRSSKSLGYAASTVKADELNRATPVSVTNGLTGKVAGLNISNSGGTGTSEKVIIRGFTSFNNNQPLYIVDGVPIQNSFMGSATTNQAVDFGNQAGDINPDDVASVTVLKGASATALYGSRAANGVILITTKRGATDSKLQVSYTGTATVSNVLRVPQFENMFGQGWPLLNQAGTYEPGLQENGSWGPALDGMMRTWGAPLNSQGIYTPVASGGVQRVKPFGYVKNNLRDFYDNGLELNNNISISAGNQNTSFVMTYNNVTSDGILPTNVDKYSRNTFSVRGDANFKKFHAKTDISYVRKDIRNVRGGQGGATGATTFQDLIQTPVDVPYLSMKNFNDPYNNTDNFYTAYAQNPYWIIANNQSVYQDDRVYGNVELSYDVASGLKAVGRLGGDFTNSRQRAWAAQMIPASTSWVLLNGKSSVPGNYEEYNVNLNQLDATFMLNADYSLWKNFRVTGTAGWNLNQRGTYYIDAYQGSIDVPNWYNLSNGTALPTTTSSRSNRRLVGLFAQGDISYKDWAFLGISARNDWSSTLPKGKNSFFYGGVNGSVILTDAIKSLQNTPISYLKLRAGIGQTGNDADVYLTNSKFVPTQITLGFGNLYTPLNGVSGLTLSNTIYNQNLKPEISTEVEFGMDLRMLQNRIGLDLAWYNKNTKNQIIQANVAPESAYVYKVRNVGLINNQGIEARLYGSPLKSKDFEWEVGVTFAKNWSKAKELWDNVDRYLLTSAYDVYYVMLKGQAFGQFQVPKTLTVSDKTSPYYGKVIVNANGLPQVSSTEFTTIGSSTPDFTMGFTSTWKYKTLTLSVVLDYRQGGYFYSNTARMLDWNGNGTNTMFNARQPFLVPNSVKQLSSGGYAENDIPIMTTSVNNYWNYSTNNKGMESNCVLPKTYVKLREVTLTYAMPKKWFAKSPIKDAQISLIGRNLLMWTPAKNNFVDPDQSNYGNDVLSNFGEFSSAPTVRNLGASLKLNF, encoded by the coding sequence ATGAGAAAATTAATGATGATGTTATGCTTAGTAATAAGCATTGGTTGGGCTGCGGCTCAGACCAGAGTGACAGGGACAGTGGTCTCGACTGACGATGGTCAGCCGATTATCGGAGCCTCTGTCGTTGTAAAAGGTACCTCGTCCGGTACGATTACAGATGCAGATGGTAAGTTTGCTCTGACATTACCTGCAAATGCTAAAGTTTTGGTGTTTTCATACGTAGGGATGAAGACGGTTGAACTAACAGCGAAGTCATCTATGCAGGTACAAATGCAGTCTGATTCCCGTCAGATTAGCGAAGTTGTAGTTACTGCAATGGGGATCTCTCGCTCTTCAAAAAGTTTGGGCTATGCAGCATCTACTGTAAAAGCAGATGAACTTAACCGGGCAACTCCGGTATCTGTAACAAATGGTTTGACTGGAAAAGTTGCCGGTTTGAATATCTCAAATTCAGGTGGTACCGGTACTTCAGAAAAAGTAATCATTCGAGGTTTCACATCTTTCAACAACAACCAGCCTTTGTATATTGTAGATGGAGTGCCCATTCAGAATAGCTTTATGGGTAGCGCAACTACAAATCAGGCAGTCGACTTTGGTAATCAGGCAGGTGACATCAATCCCGATGACGTTGCTTCTGTAACGGTCTTAAAAGGAGCTTCTGCTACAGCTCTTTATGGCTCACGTGCTGCAAATGGTGTTATTTTAATAACAACAAAACGTGGTGCTACTGACTCAAAACTGCAAGTGTCATATACCGGTACAGCTACAGTCTCTAATGTACTACGCGTTCCTCAATTTGAAAACATGTTTGGACAAGGATGGCCACTACTTAATCAGGCCGGTACTTATGAGCCAGGTCTTCAGGAAAATGGGTCGTGGGGTCCCGCCTTGGATGGTATGATGCGTACCTGGGGTGCTCCTTTAAATTCACAGGGGATTTATACTCCGGTGGCTTCAGGCGGTGTGCAGCGTGTTAAACCCTTTGGATATGTAAAAAACAATCTTCGCGATTTTTATGATAATGGGTTGGAACTAAACAATAATATCAGCATATCGGCAGGGAATCAGAATACCTCATTTGTGATGACTTACAACAATGTTACTTCAGATGGTATTCTTCCTACAAACGTTGATAAATACAGCAGAAATACATTCTCTGTTCGCGGTGATGCAAACTTTAAGAAATTTCATGCTAAAACAGATATTAGCTATGTTCGCAAGGATATCAGAAATGTGAGAGGTGGACAGGGTGGCGCTACCGGTGCTACAACCTTCCAGGATCTTATTCAGACTCCGGTGGATGTGCCTTATTTGTCAATGAAAAACTTTAATGATCCGTATAACAATACCGACAATTTCTATACTGCTTATGCTCAGAATCCTTACTGGATTATTGCAAATAACCAAAGTGTGTATCAGGATGACCGCGTATACGGTAATGTTGAGTTAAGCTATGATGTGGCTTCAGGACTTAAAGCTGTAGGTCGTTTGGGCGGTGACTTTACCAACTCCAGACAAAGAGCATGGGCTGCACAGATGATACCAGCATCTACCTCCTGGGTGTTGTTGAACGGAAAATCTTCAGTGCCGGGAAACTACGAAGAATACAATGTAAATTTGAATCAGCTCGATGCGACATTTATGCTTAACGCTGATTACAGCCTGTGGAAGAACTTTAGGGTAACCGGTACTGCAGGTTGGAACCTGAATCAACGGGGAACTTATTACATTGATGCTTATCAGGGATCAATTGACGTACCAAACTGGTATAATCTTTCAAATGGTACAGCTTTGCCAACAACTACTTCTTCAAGATCTAACCGTAGACTTGTAGGTTTGTTTGCTCAGGGAGACATTTCTTATAAAGATTGGGCATTCTTGGGGATTTCTGCCAGAAATGACTGGTCTTCTACTCTTCCTAAAGGTAAAAACAGTTTCTTCTATGGAGGTGTAAATGGGTCTGTAATTTTGACAGATGCTATTAAATCCTTGCAAAACACCCCGATTAGCTATTTGAAACTTCGTGCCGGTATAGGGCAAACTGGTAACGACGCTGATGTTTATCTGACAAATAGCAAATTTGTGCCAACCCAGATCACTTTAGGATTTGGTAACTTATATACCCCGTTAAACGGAGTTTCGGGTCTTACTCTTTCTAATACGATTTACAATCAGAACTTGAAACCTGAAATTTCAACAGAAGTTGAATTTGGTATGGATCTTCGGATGCTTCAAAATCGTATAGGTTTAGATTTGGCATGGTATAACAAAAACACAAAAAATCAAATCATTCAGGCCAACGTAGCACCAGAGTCAGCTTATGTCTACAAAGTTAGAAACGTTGGTTTGATTAATAATCAGGGTATTGAGGCAAGACTTTATGGATCTCCTTTGAAAAGTAAAGATTTTGAATGGGAAGTAGGCGTTACTTTTGCAAAGAACTGGAGTAAAGCTAAGGAACTTTGGGATAATGTAGATCGCTATCTTTTGACTAGTGCGTATGATGTTTATTATGTAATGCTGAAAGGACAGGCATTCGGACAGTTCCAGGTGCCAAAAACCCTTACTGTTTCGGATAAAACATCTCCTTATTATGGGAAAGTTATTGTAAACGCAAATGGTCTTCCTCAGGTCTCATCAACCGAATTTACCACTATTGGTTCATCAACTCCGGACTTTACAATGGGCTTTACTTCTACATGGAAGTATAAGACATTGACTTTAAGTGTTGTGTTGGATTATCGTCAGGGTGGTTATTTCTACAGCAACACTGCACGTATGCTTGATTGGAATGGTAATGGCACCAACACTATGTTTAATGCTCGCCAACCTTTCTTGGTTCCTAATTCGGTAAAACAGCTTTCTTCAGGTGGATATGCAGAGAACGATATTCCAATTATGACTACAAGTGTTAATAATTATTGGAATTACTCTACAAACAATAAAGGAATGGAAAGCAATTGTGTGCTTCCAAAAACTTATGTGAAATTGAGAGAAGTAACTCTGACATATGCAATGCCTAAAAAATGGTTTGCAAAATCACCTATTAAAGATGCTCAGATTAGTCTGATTGGAAGAAATCTTTTAATGTGGACTCCGGCTAAAAATAATTTTGTTGATCCCGATCAGTCAAACTATGGTAACGACGTACTGTCGAACTTTGGAGAATTTTCATCAGCTCCTACAGTCCGTAATCTTGGCGCGTCATTAAAACTTAATTTCTAA